The Fortiea contorta PCC 7126 genome has a segment encoding these proteins:
- the purM gene encoding phosphoribosylformylglycinamidine cyclo-ligase, giving the protein MDYRDAGVDVEAGRAFVEQIRNLVHSTFRPEVIGGLGGFGGCFQLPSGYQEPVLVSGTDGVGTKLKIAQILNSHDTVGIDLVAMCVNDVLTSGAEPLFFLDYVATGALNKEQLTKVVAGIAAGCKLAGCALLGGETAEMPGFYQVGEYDLAGFCVGIVEKSQMLDGSQVQVGDVAIALASTGVHSNGLSLVRKIVSDRGFSWNECPESLAGETLGAAFLKPTRIYVKPVLAARQAGIEIHGMAHITGGGLPENLPRCLGKGQAIKIDPNSWILPPLFEWLATAGSVSSEAMYNTFNMGIGFVLLVPPHQVQQTITYFQSQDIPALAIGEVIAGDGELVGLLK; this is encoded by the coding sequence ATGGATTATCGGGATGCTGGAGTTGATGTTGAAGCTGGTCGAGCCTTTGTCGAGCAAATTCGCAATTTGGTTCACAGCACCTTTAGGCCGGAAGTGATTGGTGGACTAGGCGGTTTTGGTGGTTGTTTTCAGCTACCTAGCGGTTATCAAGAACCAGTGCTAGTTTCCGGGACAGATGGTGTGGGTACAAAGCTAAAAATTGCTCAAATTCTCAATAGTCATGATACAGTTGGCATCGATTTAGTGGCTATGTGTGTCAATGATGTCTTGACATCTGGTGCAGAACCACTATTTTTTTTAGATTACGTAGCAACAGGCGCTTTAAATAAAGAGCAGTTAACTAAAGTTGTGGCAGGGATAGCCGCTGGATGTAAACTGGCAGGTTGTGCTTTATTAGGGGGAGAAACAGCAGAAATGCCCGGTTTTTATCAAGTCGGAGAGTATGACTTGGCTGGGTTTTGTGTGGGGATTGTGGAGAAAAGCCAGATGCTGGATGGTTCTCAGGTACAGGTGGGAGATGTAGCGATCGCCCTCGCAAGCACTGGTGTACATAGCAATGGTTTAAGTTTAGTCAGGAAAATTGTCAGCGATCGCGGATTCTCTTGGAATGAATGCCCAGAATCATTAGCTGGTGAAACTCTCGGCGCAGCTTTTCTTAAACCCACGCGCATTTATGTTAAACCTGTCCTAGCTGCTCGTCAAGCAGGTATAGAAATTCACGGCATGGCTCACATCACAGGCGGTGGATTACCAGAAAATTTACCTAGATGCTTGGGTAAAGGTCAAGCTATAAAAATTGACCCCAACAGTTGGATTTTACCTCCTCTATTTGAGTGGCTAGCTACAGCCGGCAGTGTGAGTTCTGAGGCTATGTACAACACCTTTAACATGGGTATTGGATTTGTGCTGCTAGTACCACCCCATCAGGTACAACAGACAATTACTTACTTTCAATCACAGGATATCCCAGCTTTAGCGATTGGTGAGGTAATTGCTGGCGATGGTGAATTAGTGGGATTACTTAAATAA
- a CDS encoding superoxide dismutase: MAFAQAPLPYDFNALEPYGMKGETFEYHYGKHHKAYVDNLNKLTDGTELADKSLEEVIKASFKDASKAGIFNNAAQVWNHTFFWSSLKPAGGGAPSGELAAKIDQDFGSFDKFKEEFSNAAATQFGSGWAWLIDDGGTLKVTKTPNAENPLAYGQKALLTLDVWEHAYYIDYRNARPAFIKNYLEQLINWDFAAENYAKA, translated from the coding sequence ATGGCATTCGCACAAGCTCCCCTTCCCTACGACTTTAATGCTCTAGAGCCTTATGGTATGAAAGGCGAAACCTTTGAATATCACTATGGTAAACATCACAAAGCTTATGTAGACAACCTCAACAAGCTCACTGATGGTACAGAACTGGCTGACAAATCACTAGAAGAAGTGATCAAAGCATCTTTCAAAGATGCATCCAAAGCGGGAATCTTTAACAACGCGGCTCAAGTTTGGAACCACACCTTCTTCTGGAGTTCCTTAAAACCTGCAGGTGGTGGCGCACCCAGTGGTGAACTAGCGGCGAAGATTGATCAAGATTTTGGTAGCTTTGACAAATTCAAAGAAGAGTTTTCTAATGCAGCTGCAACTCAATTTGGCAGTGGCTGGGCTTGGCTAATTGATGACGGTGGTACACTGAAGGTGACTAAAACACCAAACGCAGAGAACCCCTTGGCTTACGGACAAAAAGCACTCCTAACCTTAGACGTTTGGGAGCACGCTTACTACATCGACTATAGAAATGCTCGCCCCGCTTTCATTAAGAATTACTTAGAACAGTTGATTAACTGGGACTTCGCGGCTGAAAATTACGCTAAAGCCTAA
- a CDS encoding bifunctional pantoate--beta-alanine ligase/(d)CMP kinase — protein sequence MRLLRTVAALRCYLNKDRSQNKFTVPEDLVLDEKTSWDQTAIGLVPTMGGLHQGHLSLIQRARQENSTVIVSIFVNPLQFGPSEDYLRYPRTFDLDVQLCAAAGVDIIFAPTPEEMGVGQKNIQESKVTQVTPPSAMISGLCGSSRLGHFQGVATIVTKLFNLVQPDRAYFGQKDSQQLAIIRRLVADLNFAVDIVACPTVREASGLALSSRNQYLTATEKEQAAVLCRGLQQAEAAFLAGERDSSKLIAVVQREVAMVSDIFVEYIELVEPTTLMYLETIEEEGMVAIAARLGSTRLIDNIILCDRLPVIAIDGPAGAGKSTVARQVATKLGLVYLDTGSMYRAVTWLVLQSQVALDDECAIAELVSQCEIQLTPSQDLQSPVRVWINGTDVTQEIRTVEVTSKVSAIAAQSAVRRALVKQQQSWGKRGGLVAEGRDIGTHVFPDAEVKIFLTASVSERARRRQQDFKKQGLPEVSLEQLERDIAERDWKDSTRKVSPLKKATDAIEIQTDGLSASDVTAQIVSYCQQRLSL from the coding sequence GTGCGCCTGTTGAGAACAGTTGCAGCTTTACGCTGTTATTTAAATAAAGACCGCTCGCAGAACAAGTTTACAGTTCCAGAAGACCTGGTACTAGATGAGAAGACTAGTTGGGATCAGACAGCAATTGGTCTAGTACCAACTATGGGAGGGTTGCATCAAGGTCATTTAAGCTTGATTCAACGAGCGCGGCAAGAAAATTCCACGGTGATTGTTAGTATTTTCGTCAATCCCCTGCAATTTGGGCCTAGTGAAGATTATCTACGCTATCCCCGGACTTTTGATTTAGACGTGCAGCTTTGTGCAGCAGCGGGGGTAGACATAATTTTTGCGCCGACTCCGGAAGAAATGGGAGTGGGGCAGAAGAATATACAAGAATCGAAGGTTACACAAGTAACACCTCCATCTGCTATGATATCTGGCTTGTGTGGTAGTTCTCGGCTAGGTCACTTTCAGGGTGTAGCAACAATTGTTACCAAGCTTTTTAACTTGGTGCAGCCTGACCGAGCCTACTTCGGTCAAAAGGATAGTCAACAACTAGCTATTATTCGGCGGTTGGTAGCAGACTTGAATTTTGCCGTAGATATTGTTGCTTGTCCAACGGTGCGGGAAGCCTCTGGTTTGGCCTTAAGTTCCCGCAATCAATATTTGACTGCAACGGAGAAAGAGCAGGCTGCGGTGTTGTGTCGTGGTTTGCAGCAGGCTGAAGCTGCGTTTCTCGCTGGAGAACGTGATTCTAGCAAGCTGATAGCAGTGGTACAGCGAGAAGTGGCAATGGTCAGTGATATTTTCGTGGAATATATTGAATTGGTTGAACCGACTACGTTGATGTACTTAGAAACAATTGAGGAGGAAGGAATGGTGGCGATCGCAGCTCGTCTTGGTTCTACACGTTTGATTGATAATATTATCTTGTGCGATCGCCTACCCGTCATCGCTATTGATGGCCCAGCCGGTGCGGGAAAATCCACAGTGGCTCGTCAAGTAGCTACCAAGTTAGGTCTTGTGTATTTAGATACAGGCTCTATGTACCGGGCTGTTACTTGGTTAGTGTTGCAAAGCCAAGTCGCGTTGGACGATGAGTGTGCAATTGCTGAATTGGTTAGCCAGTGCGAAATCCAACTCACCCCCAGTCAGGACTTGCAATCTCCTGTGCGGGTTTGGATTAACGGTACTGATGTTACCCAAGAAATTCGCACTGTGGAAGTCACATCTAAAGTATCAGCGATCGCAGCTCAGAGTGCTGTGCGTAGAGCGCTGGTCAAACAGCAACAAAGCTGGGGTAAAAGAGGCGGTTTAGTCGCTGAAGGACGGGACATTGGTACTCATGTATTTCCCGATGCAGAAGTGAAAATTTTCTTGACCGCTTCTGTGAGTGAGCGCGCACGTCGGCGTCAGCAAGATTTTAAAAAACAAGGTCTACCCGAAGTCAGCCTAGAACAGCTGGAACGGGATATTGCTGAACGTGATTGGAAAGATAGCACTCGCAAAGTCTCTCCTTTAAAGAAAGCCACTGATGCAATCGAAATCCAAACCGATGGACTGAGCGCCTCTGATGTGACTGCACAAATAGTTAGCTATTGTCAGCAGCGTTTATCTCTGTAG
- a CDS encoding septal ring lytic transglycosylase RlpA family protein — MNQRHLWTIVALFLTVVGVPSVGRTQAPKGKVEVSQNSPARDVVKVGEYQSSTGKPASDAVITEIHAHSIEGRKATTLFIRNIPVLTFLSSIPVANADSKVGVIGDSRGVQMYAPIANNSPKVASVGNVTEVGKQISTGQDDPVQRASIVAARINQLVRDGADASQISVSWKGKDNSQVANQAQNKSLSNQEQSSDRFAIKINSQELVEINQDTRLSDFTNNQANDALQATNRLRRLLGNASPISEIADLPVRLPASFPKLPQEIAVGKVRLNFRGIASYYGYDGSGSRTASGKRFHPEGMTAAHRSLPFGTRVRVTNTRNGRSVVVSITDRGPYIRGRIIDLSVGAARIIGMIGSGVAPVRIEVLGR, encoded by the coding sequence ATGAATCAAAGACATTTGTGGACTATTGTCGCGCTGTTTCTCACCGTTGTAGGAGTACCCTCAGTAGGTCGTACTCAAGCTCCCAAAGGGAAGGTTGAAGTTTCCCAAAATTCACCCGCTCGTGATGTGGTGAAGGTAGGAGAATATCAATCCTCAACGGGGAAACCCGCCTCAGATGCTGTGATTACAGAAATTCACGCTCATAGCATTGAAGGCCGCAAAGCGACAACCCTTTTCATCCGAAATATTCCTGTTCTTACCTTTTTGAGTTCCATACCAGTTGCCAACGCTGATAGTAAAGTTGGGGTAATTGGAGATTCTCGGGGCGTGCAAATGTACGCCCCTATTGCTAACAACTCACCCAAGGTAGCAAGTGTCGGGAATGTAACAGAAGTCGGTAAACAAATCAGTACCGGCCAAGACGACCCAGTTCAAAGAGCTAGCATAGTCGCAGCTAGGATCAACCAGTTAGTTCGAGATGGTGCAGACGCTAGTCAGATTAGCGTCAGTTGGAAGGGAAAAGACAATTCCCAAGTAGCCAACCAAGCCCAAAACAAGAGTTTATCGAACCAGGAACAGTCAAGCGATCGCTTTGCAATTAAAATCAATAGCCAAGAATTGGTGGAAATCAATCAAGACACCCGTCTATCTGATTTCACCAATAATCAGGCCAATGATGCTTTACAAGCTACTAATCGCTTGCGGAGACTTTTAGGTAATGCTTCTCCCATCAGCGAGATTGCTGATTTACCAGTACGCTTACCTGCTTCATTTCCCAAACTACCGCAAGAAATTGCTGTCGGCAAAGTTAGACTCAATTTCCGGGGTATAGCATCTTATTATGGCTACGATGGTTCTGGTAGTCGCACTGCCAGCGGTAAAAGATTTCATCCAGAAGGTATGACAGCTGCCCATCGCAGCCTACCCTTTGGCACAAGAGTACGTGTTACCAACACCCGCAATGGTCGTTCTGTAGTGGTGTCAATTACTGATCGAGGCCCATATATCAGGGGGCGGATTATTGATCTTTCCGTGGGTGCAGCTCGGATTATCGGCATGATCGGTAGTGGCGTTGCACCAGTGCGGATCGAAGTTTTGGGAAGATAA